In one window of Gemmatimonadales bacterium DNA:
- a CDS encoding DUF2911 domain-containing protein, translating to MLGSAVSLLRSRLARSLALLSLVAASPSPLVAQNYTLTLPQVSPAATVSQTVGLTTFSVDYHRPGVNGRVVWGGLEPYDSVWRAGANDNTVFAASSAFTIGGKTLPAGRYALFMIPRRTGNWTVILSNQPNAWGAFSYNRAEDAARFDVAPKAVALTERLRYDFGDPSPDGVTLSMRWDTVDISFPITVNTKAVVIDSLRVQLRHYPRFYGQAWVQAATWVLANTQDVQLAEAWADTAIALAPTFAAYNVKGWALDRQGKTAEADSLRQAHLGIATEAEMNAYGYQLVGLKKNQEALAIFIRNTKEHPGSWNTWDSLGEMYATLGDKKKAVANYEKALSLTKDPVQRTRINGILAGLK from the coding sequence ATGCTTGGTTCCGCTGTCTCGCTCCTGCGGTCGCGTTTGGCGCGGTCGCTCGCGTTACTTTCGCTGGTGGCCGCCTCGCCCTCCCCTCTCGTCGCCCAGAATTACACCCTGACGCTTCCACAGGTCAGCCCTGCCGCCACCGTGAGCCAGACGGTCGGCCTCACCACATTCTCGGTCGACTACCACCGGCCCGGTGTGAACGGCCGGGTGGTCTGGGGCGGCCTCGAGCCCTACGACTCGGTCTGGCGGGCCGGTGCCAACGACAACACGGTCTTCGCCGCCTCCTCGGCGTTCACCATCGGCGGGAAGACGCTCCCGGCGGGTCGCTACGCGCTGTTCATGATTCCGCGGCGCACGGGGAACTGGACTGTCATCCTGAGCAATCAGCCCAATGCCTGGGGGGCGTTCAGCTATAACCGGGCGGAAGACGCGGCGCGATTCGACGTGGCGCCGAAGGCTGTCGCCCTGACGGAGCGGCTGCGCTATGACTTTGGGGACCCCTCCCCCGATGGCGTGACGCTGTCGATGCGCTGGGACACGGTCGACATCAGTTTCCCGATCACGGTGAACACGAAGGCCGTCGTGATCGACAGCCTCCGGGTGCAGCTCCGGCACTATCCCCGGTTTTACGGGCAGGCGTGGGTGCAGGCCGCCACCTGGGTCCTGGCCAATACGCAGGACGTGCAGCTCGCCGAGGCGTGGGCGGACACCGCCATCGCCCTGGCGCCGACCTTTGCGGCCTACAACGTCAAGGGATGGGCGCTCGACCGCCAGGGGAAGACGGCGGAGGCCGACTCCCTGCGACAGGCACACCTCGGCATCGCGACGGAAGCGGAGATGAACGCCTACGGCTACCAGCTGGTGGGGTTGAAGAAAAACCAGGAGGCGCTCGCCATCTTCATTCGCAACACGAAGGAGCATCCCGGCAGCTGGAACACCTGGGACAGCCTGGGGGAGATGTACGCCACGCTGGGAGACAAGAAGAAGGCGGTGGCGAACTACGAGAAGGCGCTGTCGCTGACGAAGGATCCGGTGCAGCGGACGCGGATCAACGGGATATTGGCGGGGTTGAAGTAG
- a CDS encoding Ig-like domain-containing protein, with product MARVRKVEWDTRIKLLATILSGGAALVSILSFVAGRRTAHASDAAAGLGVVEVTRIALSPLADTAYSLGDTLHFATVAADAHGQVLHAASVHWTVDNPTIAHVDSAGQVVALAPGVTTVMVAIGGRTGRARVVVQPRMTELAIIGDSVIPIAEGTTLELRAMGADARGNWLDPVDAVWSGGDAEVALIDTAGTLQGVSPGITKISVVAAGLSSERKVLVTPVPSSLTLTAGADQRAAVNQKLPTAVAVQVVSRSGRPVPGVQVTFDPSASAGQVEPQYVTTDTLGMAGTRWTLGPTAGRQRLAVEVGGIDSAMIVTAEADPTAENTIIVARPDSLTAEAGTAIAGAIVIEVTDTLGMVLADVPVTWTALDGGAFTQASTRTDSMGMAAAHWRVGPKAGLQRARAQVGNPRSIPPVVLSARVTPGHATTLRLVSGDKQRGVVSLTLSKAIVVRALDSLGNGVGGVPIRFASHSGEVDSIIHTDSTGRAGARWTLGKMAGGVRAVARMEGTKDSVVTTATARPGRARTIVFMAAPAGGTAGRPLSKSVRMVVRDQFGNPVPNTTVRFSVSGGSASPRSGVSDASGAVWTKWTLGTKAGNQVLTASITSPAVKATHTVKAAPPPAPKRPASTKGRSTKK from the coding sequence GTGGCCCGAGTCCGCAAAGTGGAGTGGGACACCAGGATCAAACTGCTCGCCACCATTCTCTCCGGTGGCGCGGCCCTCGTCTCCATCCTCTCGTTCGTGGCGGGGCGCCGGACGGCGCATGCCAGCGATGCAGCGGCTGGACTCGGGGTGGTGGAAGTCACCCGTATCGCGCTTTCTCCCCTGGCCGACACCGCCTACTCCCTCGGCGACACCCTGCATTTCGCCACCGTGGCGGCCGATGCCCACGGACAAGTCTTGCATGCAGCGTCTGTCCACTGGACCGTCGACAATCCCACCATCGCCCATGTCGACAGTGCCGGACAGGTCGTGGCGCTGGCCCCTGGCGTGACCACGGTGATGGTGGCCATCGGGGGGCGGACCGGGCGTGCGCGCGTCGTGGTGCAACCTCGCATGACCGAGCTGGCGATCATCGGCGACAGTGTCATTCCGATTGCCGAGGGCACCACCCTCGAATTGCGCGCGATGGGAGCCGATGCCCGGGGCAACTGGCTCGACCCCGTCGATGCGGTCTGGAGCGGGGGTGACGCCGAAGTGGCGCTTATCGACACCGCAGGTACCCTGCAGGGTGTTTCCCCAGGCATCACGAAGATTTCCGTCGTCGCCGCCGGGCTCTCATCCGAGCGAAAAGTTCTCGTCACACCCGTCCCTTCGTCCCTCACCCTGACGGCGGGCGCCGACCAGCGGGCCGCCGTCAACCAGAAGCTGCCGACAGCGGTGGCGGTCCAGGTGGTATCGCGGAGTGGACGCCCGGTCCCCGGTGTTCAAGTGACGTTTGACCCGTCGGCCTCGGCCGGGCAGGTCGAACCGCAGTACGTCACCACCGACACCCTCGGCATGGCCGGCACGCGCTGGACGCTGGGGCCGACGGCAGGACGGCAGCGGCTGGCCGTCGAGGTCGGCGGCATCGACAGCGCCATGATCGTGACCGCCGAAGCCGATCCGACCGCGGAGAACACGATCATTGTGGCACGGCCGGACAGCCTCACGGCGGAGGCCGGCACCGCCATCGCGGGCGCCATCGTGATCGAGGTGACCGACACCTTGGGCATGGTACTCGCCGACGTGCCGGTCACCTGGACCGCACTCGATGGCGGCGCGTTCACCCAGGCGAGCACGCGCACCGACAGCATGGGCATGGCGGCAGCGCACTGGCGGGTGGGGCCGAAGGCGGGGCTGCAGCGGGCCCGGGCGCAGGTCGGGAACCCGCGGAGCATCCCACCCGTTGTGCTTTCCGCACGCGTCACTCCGGGCCACGCGACGACCCTTCGGCTGGTGAGCGGCGACAAGCAGCGCGGCGTGGTCAGCCTGACGCTCTCCAAGGCCATCGTGGTGCGGGCGCTGGACAGCCTGGGCAACGGTGTCGGGGGCGTGCCGATCCGGTTTGCATCGCACAGTGGCGAGGTGGATTCCATCATCCACACCGACAGCACCGGCCGTGCGGGTGCGCGCTGGACGCTGGGGAAGATGGCGGGAGGGGTACGGGCCGTGGCGCGGATGGAGGGGACCAAGGACAGCGTGGTGACCACTGCCACGGCCAGACCCGGCAGGGCCAGGACGATCGTATTCATGGCGGCGCCGGCCGGCGGGACTGCGGGGAGACCGTTGTCGAAGTCGGTGCGGATGGTGGTGCGGGATCAGTTCGGCAACCCGGTGCCGAATACGACGGTGCGCTTCAGCGTGTCGGGAGGGAGCGCCAGCCCGCGATCGGGGGTCAGTGACGCGTCTGGCGCGGTCTGGACGAAGTGGACGCTGGGAACGAAGGCGGGCAACCAGGTGCTAACCGCGTCAATCACGTCGCCGGCGGTCAAGGCGACTCACACCGTCAAGGCGGCGCCGCCCCCCGCGCCGAAGCGTCCTGCGTCAACCAAAGGACGTAGCACAAAGAAATAG
- a CDS encoding protein kinase, translated as MTTAARACPACQTPLPEEAQFCLRCGVATPTDPGVPPRTATTGMVEVAQVKKALAGRYQIERVLGEGGMATVYLAHDQKHNRKVAVKVMRPELAATLGADRFLREVQVAAQLSHPHILPMHDSGEADGVLYYVMPYVEGETLKEHIAKQGQLSVSETMRLGREVAEALAYAHTRGIIHRDIKPGNILLQSGHALVADFGIARALGEEGEALTKTGLAVGTPQYMAPEQATGEREVDGRADIYALGAVMYEMMAGEPPFTGPNARAIITRSLTEEPRSLTTSRSGLPSVVNSAVMKALAKSPSDRYANAGEMVSALDRAQEGTRSGTDEVAVSTGPAPMQVWGFFALGCMGMLALVSAIIRQWSLPRWTIGFAVALLAIGAVVLVLTGKMEARRRAGTETTGMGRLFTWRFATVGGVLSLLLWASVATALALSGPGGSTAAAAAGNHLAILPFENQGAAEDTYFADGITDEVRGKLARVSGITVIASSSANQYRNSTQSPQTIATELGANYLLVGKVRWASGPNGTRRVQVVPELIDGHTGATTWQQSFDTDVTDIFEVQAQIASRVAGALGAQLGSQEQQQLAERPTKNVAAYDLYLKGKAITSADAVASRLAASYFEQAVALDSTFVDAWAELARASGRVFFNGSRDPVAGARAKVAMERAIALGPQLPAGYTAAAAYYLLVDVNTEKAAEAMGRALQLAPNDAEVLVSAARGEINEGNIDAAVAKLERAKELDPRSASTLSNLQQVYLYQRRFDDAAEAGQAAIALTPTDLNLAEWQAIVFLAQGDLKGAREVIRATIDRGNPAPAVAAIFGGYYELSWALADAERNLLFRLTPAAFDNDRAWWGQTMSIAYAEQGDMAMARTYADSALPRTKALLDASPNDAQSMALYALMLAHSGKNKSEAVTLGERAVGLEKTGQGNQSYNMLLLIRTYLAVGEKDQALDVIEQLLPRQYYVTPGWLRIDPTFNSLRGNPRFEKMVKGQ; from the coding sequence ATGACCACCGCTGCCCGCGCCTGTCCCGCCTGCCAGACACCACTTCCCGAAGAGGCGCAGTTCTGCCTCCGTTGCGGCGTGGCCACACCCACCGATCCAGGGGTGCCGCCGCGGACCGCGACGACCGGCATGGTCGAGGTGGCCCAGGTGAAGAAGGCGCTGGCCGGCCGCTACCAGATCGAGCGGGTCCTGGGCGAGGGCGGGATGGCCACCGTCTACCTGGCGCACGACCAGAAGCACAACCGCAAGGTGGCCGTGAAGGTGATGCGGCCGGAACTCGCGGCCACCCTCGGAGCGGACCGGTTTCTGCGCGAGGTGCAGGTGGCCGCGCAGCTCAGTCACCCGCACATCCTCCCGATGCACGATTCCGGCGAGGCCGATGGCGTCCTCTACTATGTGATGCCGTACGTCGAAGGGGAGACGCTGAAGGAGCACATCGCCAAGCAGGGGCAGCTCTCGGTGAGTGAAACGATGCGGCTGGGGCGCGAGGTGGCCGAAGCGCTGGCCTACGCGCATACCCGCGGCATCATCCACCGCGACATCAAGCCGGGCAACATCCTGCTGCAGTCGGGGCACGCCCTGGTGGCGGACTTTGGCATTGCGCGGGCGCTGGGCGAGGAGGGCGAGGCGCTTACGAAGACGGGGCTGGCCGTCGGCACCCCGCAGTACATGGCGCCGGAGCAGGCCACCGGCGAGCGCGAGGTGGACGGCCGAGCCGACATTTATGCCCTCGGTGCGGTGATGTACGAAATGATGGCGGGCGAGCCGCCCTTCACCGGGCCAAACGCGCGCGCCATCATCACCCGGAGCCTGACCGAGGAACCGCGCTCGCTGACCACCTCGCGGTCGGGGCTTCCGTCGGTGGTCAACAGTGCAGTGATGAAGGCGCTGGCCAAGAGCCCTTCCGATCGGTACGCCAACGCCGGAGAAATGGTGAGCGCGCTGGACCGGGCACAGGAAGGCACGCGGAGCGGCACCGATGAGGTGGCGGTATCGACGGGGCCTGCACCGATGCAGGTCTGGGGGTTCTTCGCCCTGGGGTGCATGGGGATGCTGGCGCTGGTGTCCGCCATCATCCGGCAGTGGAGCCTGCCGCGGTGGACCATCGGGTTTGCCGTGGCGCTGTTGGCCATCGGTGCCGTGGTGCTGGTGCTCACGGGCAAGATGGAAGCGAGGCGGCGTGCGGGGACCGAGACCACCGGGATGGGTCGGCTCTTCACCTGGCGCTTTGCGACCGTCGGTGGTGTCCTGTCGCTGCTCCTCTGGGCCAGCGTGGCGACCGCGCTCGCGCTCTCGGGCCCCGGTGGAAGCACCGCCGCCGCTGCGGCCGGCAACCATCTGGCCATTCTTCCCTTCGAAAATCAGGGTGCTGCTGAGGACACCTACTTCGCCGACGGAATCACCGACGAGGTGCGCGGCAAACTGGCCCGGGTCAGCGGCATCACCGTCATCGCCTCGAGCAGCGCCAATCAGTACCGCAATTCGACCCAATCCCCGCAGACCATCGCGACCGAACTTGGCGCCAACTACCTACTGGTAGGGAAGGTGCGCTGGGCCAGCGGCCCCAATGGGACGCGCCGGGTGCAGGTCGTGCCCGAATTGATCGACGGCCACACTGGTGCCACCACCTGGCAGCAGAGCTTCGATACCGACGTGACCGACATCTTCGAGGTCCAGGCGCAGATCGCCTCCCGCGTGGCGGGGGCGCTGGGTGCGCAGCTGGGGTCGCAGGAGCAACAGCAGCTCGCGGAGCGTCCGACCAAGAACGTCGCTGCGTACGACCTCTACCTCAAGGGCAAGGCAATTACCAGCGCCGACGCGGTCGCGAGCCGCCTTGCCGCGAGCTACTTCGAGCAGGCGGTGGCCCTGGACTCGACCTTTGTCGACGCCTGGGCTGAGCTGGCGCGGGCGAGTGGGCGGGTGTTCTTCAACGGCAGCCGGGATCCGGTGGCTGGCGCGCGGGCCAAGGTGGCGATGGAGCGGGCGATCGCGCTGGGTCCCCAGCTCCCCGCCGGGTATACCGCGGCCGCCGCCTACTATTTGCTCGTGGACGTGAACACGGAGAAGGCCGCCGAGGCCATGGGGCGGGCGCTGCAGCTGGCGCCGAACGACGCAGAAGTCCTGGTCAGCGCCGCGCGGGGCGAGATCAATGAGGGAAATATCGATGCTGCGGTGGCCAAGCTGGAGCGGGCCAAGGAACTCGACCCCCGCTCGGCGTCGACCCTGAGCAACTTGCAGCAGGTATACCTGTATCAGCGCCGCTTCGACGATGCTGCCGAAGCGGGTCAGGCTGCCATCGCACTCACCCCGACCGATCTCAACCTGGCCGAATGGCAGGCGATCGTGTTTCTGGCGCAGGGAGACCTGAAGGGGGCGCGAGAGGTCATTCGAGCGACCATCGATCGCGGCAATCCTGCGCCCGCCGTCGCAGCCATCTTCGGAGGGTACTACGAACTCTCCTGGGCTCTGGCGGACGCCGAACGGAACCTGCTCTTCCGGTTGACGCCAGCAGCCTTCGACAATGACCGGGCGTGGTGGGGGCAGACCATGTCGATCGCCTATGCCGAACAAGGCGATATGGCGATGGCGCGCACCTACGCGGATTCCGCACTCCCCCGGACGAAGGCCCTGCTGGATGCCTCTCCCAACGACGCGCAGAGCATGGCGCTCTACGCCCTGATGCTTGCCCACTCCGGAAAGAACAAGAGCGAGGCGGTTACTCTGGGTGAACGGGCGGTGGGGCTGGAGAAGACCGGCCAGGGAAACCAGAGCTACAACATGCTCCTGCTGATCCGGACCTACTTGGCGGTTGGGGAGAAGGACCAGGCGCTCGACGTTATCGAGCAACTGCTGCCCAGGCAGTATTACGTTACGCCGGGCTGGCTGCGCATTGACCCGACGTTCAATTCGCTGCGAGGGAACCCGCGGTTCGAGAAGATGGTGAAGGGGCAATAG
- a CDS encoding serine hydrolase domain-containing protein, translating into MFPGRSFLMLTLALSFAPDLAAQGLPAGQPTQLGFSPGRLARIDTLIQSYVDAGRTPGVVAIVARRGQVAWSGTFGMADREAARAMTPDALFRIASQSKAVTSVAAMILVEEGRLRLNEPVSRYIPGFANARVAVATDTGRALIPAHRSITIRQLLTQTAGLSYGTDPLIRDDYRAAGLGPAAGYGWYLADKAESICTTMDRLGMLPLAAQPGEEWIYGYATDVLGCVVERASRMPLDQFIQERIFVPLKMNSTWFFPPTSTGGRLTAVYAVTEGGALVRAPDGPMGQGDYLEGPRQDFAGGAGLVSTAGDYARFLQMLLNGGELDGARILSPATVSLMTADQVDSLYSSRGVGFGLGFEILEDPGLAGQYGSAGRFGWGGAYATNYWVDPTDSLVVVLMQQLLPARGLDLADKFRTMVYTALTSPARTKGH; encoded by the coding sequence ATGTTCCCCGGACGCAGCTTTCTCATGCTCACGCTGGCCCTGTCCTTTGCACCGGATCTGGCCGCCCAGGGGCTCCCCGCGGGCCAGCCGACACAACTCGGTTTCTCCCCCGGGCGCCTCGCCCGGATCGACACACTCATCCAGTCGTATGTGGACGCCGGCCGGACACCCGGCGTCGTCGCAATCGTCGCCCGGCGCGGGCAGGTGGCCTGGAGCGGTACCTTCGGCATGGCTGACCGCGAGGCGGCACGGGCGATGACCCCGGACGCGCTCTTCCGCATCGCCTCCCAGAGCAAGGCGGTCACCAGCGTTGCCGCCATGATCCTGGTAGAGGAGGGTCGCCTCCGGTTGAATGAGCCTGTCTCCAGGTACATCCCGGGCTTTGCGAATGCCCGTGTGGCCGTGGCGACTGATACCGGGCGCGCCCTCATCCCCGCCCATCGTTCGATCACGATCCGCCAGCTCCTGACCCAGACTGCCGGCCTCTCCTACGGCACCGACCCGCTCATCCGCGACGATTACCGTGCCGCCGGCCTCGGCCCTGCCGCAGGCTACGGCTGGTACCTGGCCGACAAGGCGGAGTCGATCTGCACCACGATGGACCGACTCGGAATGCTCCCGTTGGCAGCGCAGCCCGGGGAGGAGTGGATCTACGGATACGCCACGGATGTGTTGGGGTGCGTCGTGGAGCGGGCGTCCCGCATGCCGCTCGACCAGTTCATCCAGGAGCGGATCTTCGTGCCGCTCAAGATGAACAGCACCTGGTTTTTCCCGCCCACATCCACCGGTGGACGCCTCACCGCGGTGTACGCGGTGACGGAGGGGGGAGCGTTGGTCCGCGCTCCTGACGGGCCGATGGGCCAGGGCGACTATCTCGAAGGGCCCAGACAGGATTTTGCCGGCGGCGCCGGCCTCGTCTCGACGGCAGGAGACTACGCACGCTTCCTGCAGATGCTGCTCAACGGGGGCGAGCTCGATGGCGCGCGCATTCTCTCCCCAGCCACTGTCTCGCTGATGACCGCCGACCAGGTAGATTCCCTCTATTCCAGTCGGGGCGTGGGGTTCGGACTTGGGTTTGAAATCCTCGAGGACCCCGGGCTCGCCGGGCAATACGGTTCAGCGGGACGCTTCGGCTGGGGTGGTGCGTATGCCACCAACTACTGGGTGGACCCGACCGACAGCCTCGTGGTCGTGTTGATGCAGCAACTGCTTCCCGCGCGGGGACTCGACCTGGCGGATAAGTTCCGCACGATGGTTTACACCGCCCTGACCTCACCAGCACGCACCAAAGGACACTGA
- a CDS encoding aminotransferase class V-fold PLP-dependent enzyme, whose protein sequence is MPLWTDIATEIADFRRRIRDLPVIPDATPGSLRAELEPRYRFDRSIDLETLTADVMRLLRTQQLHVTHPRYFGLFNPQVREAGIVADTLAALYNAQLAVWSHSPAANEMERLALRALAVRIGYDPDGMLAQFTSGGAEANLCSALCALAFQFPNWADGGVAALGTRPAIYVSGESHHSFVKIAKMTGLGTASVREAPVRADLKLDPVALEQLIEADRIAGWSPLLIVGTAGTTAAGIIDPLPELADVARRTGAWFHVDAAWGGGALMSDTLRPHLEGIATADSVTWDAHKWLSVPMGGGMFFCRHPDAVKQAFAAVHTYMPVPTGDTVDGFQTTPQWSRRATGLKVFMSLAELGIEGYGTLVDHQAAMGQLLRDKLTAADWTLVADTPLPVVCFTHPDIEAGRLSIDDVVQRVYASRQAWISPVILGGHTRALRACITSYETEPKDLDVLIEELEQSRVDR, encoded by the coding sequence ATGCCTCTCTGGACCGATATCGCCACCGAAATCGCCGACTTCCGTCGCCGGATCCGGGATCTTCCCGTCATCCCCGACGCCACCCCCGGCTCGCTCCGCGCCGAGCTCGAGCCGCGCTACCGTTTCGACCGGTCGATCGACCTGGAGACCCTGACCGCCGACGTCATGCGGCTCCTCCGGACCCAGCAACTTCACGTCACCCACCCGCGGTACTTCGGCCTCTTCAATCCGCAGGTGCGCGAGGCCGGCATCGTGGCCGACACCCTTGCCGCGCTCTACAACGCGCAGCTCGCCGTCTGGAGCCACAGCCCCGCCGCTAACGAGATGGAGCGGCTGGCACTCCGTGCCCTGGCCGTGCGCATCGGATACGATCCCGACGGCATGCTGGCCCAGTTCACGTCGGGCGGCGCCGAGGCCAACCTCTGTTCCGCCCTCTGCGCGCTGGCCTTCCAGTTTCCGAACTGGGCTGACGGAGGCGTCGCGGCCCTCGGCACCCGCCCCGCCATCTACGTTTCGGGCGAGAGTCACCATTCCTTCGTCAAGATCGCCAAGATGACCGGCCTCGGCACCGCGAGCGTGCGTGAGGCGCCGGTCCGCGCCGACCTCAAGCTCGATCCCGTTGCACTCGAGCAGCTGATCGAGGCCGACCGAATCGCCGGGTGGAGTCCGCTCCTCATTGTGGGCACGGCAGGCACCACCGCCGCCGGCATCATCGATCCGTTGCCGGAGCTCGCCGACGTGGCAAGGCGCACCGGCGCCTGGTTCCACGTCGACGCCGCCTGGGGCGGTGGCGCGCTGATGTCGGACACCCTGCGGCCCCACCTCGAGGGCATCGCAACGGCCGACTCCGTCACTTGGGACGCGCACAAGTGGCTTAGCGTGCCGATGGGAGGCGGGATGTTCTTCTGCCGCCACCCCGACGCGGTGAAGCAGGCGTTTGCCGCCGTCCACACCTATATGCCCGTGCCGACGGGAGACACGGTGGACGGCTTCCAGACCACCCCCCAGTGGAGCCGACGCGCCACCGGACTCAAGGTGTTCATGTCACTCGCCGAGCTCGGGATCGAGGGCTACGGAACGCTGGTGGACCACCAGGCGGCGATGGGACAACTCTTGCGCGACAAGCTGACAGCCGCCGACTGGACCCTCGTGGCCGACACCCCGCTGCCAGTGGTCTGCTTTACCCACCCCGATATCGAGGCGGGGCGCCTCTCGATCGACGACGTCGTCCAACGCGTCTACGCCAGTCGACAGGCCTGGATCAGTCCGGTCATCCTCGGCGGTCACACCCGTGCGCTCCGCGCGTGCATCACCAGTTACGAGACGGAGCCGAAGGATCTGGATGTGTTGATTGAGGAACTCGAACAATCGCGCGTCGACAGATAG
- the upp gene encoding uracil phosphoribosyltransferase has protein sequence MPPSHLTVVSHPLVQHKMALLRNVETPTREFRQLVGEIATLLAYEATRTLETEPIPVRTPLETMEGRRLPGDRIVLVPILRAGLGMVDAVAALFPNAGVGHIGLYRNEETLEPVSYYFKIPPLGADKVYLVLDPMLATGGSASAAIAKLKESGAKYVRLISLVAAPAGVERMMEDHPDVPVFVAALDRELNEHGYILPGLGDAGDRLFGTQ, from the coding sequence ATGCCTCCCTCCCACCTGACTGTCGTCTCCCACCCGCTGGTGCAGCACAAAATGGCGCTGCTCCGGAACGTCGAGACGCCCACCCGGGAGTTCCGCCAACTGGTCGGCGAAATCGCCACCCTTCTGGCCTACGAAGCGACCCGCACGCTCGAGACCGAACCGATCCCCGTGCGTACACCGCTCGAGACCATGGAAGGGCGCCGCCTCCCCGGTGACCGGATTGTGCTCGTCCCGATCCTCCGCGCCGGCCTCGGCATGGTGGACGCCGTGGCCGCCCTCTTCCCCAACGCCGGCGTCGGCCACATCGGCCTCTACCGCAACGAGGAGACGCTCGAGCCGGTCAGCTACTACTTCAAGATTCCGCCGCTCGGCGCCGACAAGGTGTACCTGGTGCTCGATCCGATGCTCGCCACCGGCGGCAGCGCCTCCGCGGCCATCGCCAAGCTGAAGGAGTCGGGCGCGAAATATGTCCGGCTCATCTCCCTTGTGGCCGCCCCGGCCGGAGTGGAACGAATGATGGAGGATCACCCCGACGTACCGGTCTTCGTCGCCGCGCTCGACCGCGAGCTGAACGAGCATGGCTACATCCTGCCCGGCCTCGGCGACGCCGGTGATCGGCTGTTCGGCACCCAATGA
- a CDS encoding MBL fold metallo-hydrolase: MRITFHGAAGGQVTGSMHLLEAAGARVLLDAGLFQGRRAETRELNARLPFDARLIDAVVVSHAHIDHTGRLPLLVKEGYHNPIIATPATRDLSAVMLPDSAHIQESDFDFLKRHNRVGPEAEPLYNMADAIAVQDLIEAVPYNRPHHIRKHLVTTFMDAGHILGSASVDIRITEGPGHRLVFSGDIGRNDLPIIRDPVPPSGAIDTLIIESTYGNRDHESIAGSEERLGEIVRRAAGRGGKVLIPSFAVGRTQELVYALHSLWLTGKIPGIPIYIDSPLAVNATEVFRLHPEIFDQREQLIGRSKALFDFQLVTYVRDVGESKALNTLNGPAVIIAASGMAEAGRILHHLKNGIGSHKNIVLFVGFQGEHTLGRRIQEGAREVKIFGDMYPVAAEIETIGGYSAHADRNELRQWVRKIGGPVKRAFVVHGETPAREAMGKILKEEGVGEVVLPALGQGFDL; encoded by the coding sequence ATGAGAATCACCTTTCACGGCGCCGCCGGCGGCCAGGTCACCGGCTCGATGCACCTCCTCGAGGCGGCCGGCGCGCGGGTGCTCCTCGACGCTGGACTCTTCCAGGGCCGGCGCGCCGAAACCCGGGAGCTCAACGCCAGGCTGCCATTCGACGCACGCCTCATCGATGCCGTGGTGGTGAGCCACGCCCACATTGATCACACGGGCCGCCTCCCCCTGCTGGTCAAGGAGGGGTACCACAACCCGATCATCGCCACGCCGGCCACGCGCGACCTCTCCGCCGTCATGCTGCCGGACTCGGCGCATATCCAGGAGAGCGACTTCGATTTCCTCAAGCGGCACAACCGTGTCGGTCCCGAGGCCGAGCCGCTCTACAACATGGCCGATGCGATCGCCGTGCAGGACCTCATCGAGGCCGTCCCCTACAACCGGCCGCACCACATCCGGAAGCACCTCGTCACCACGTTCATGGACGCCGGCCACATCCTCGGCTCGGCGTCGGTGGACATCCGGATCACCGAAGGCCCCGGGCATCGGCTGGTCTTTTCGGGTGACATCGGCCGGAACGATCTCCCCATCATCCGCGACCCGGTGCCCCCGTCCGGCGCCATCGACACGCTCATCATCGAGAGCACCTACGGCAACCGGGATCACGAGTCGATTGCCGGTTCCGAGGAACGGCTGGGGGAAATCGTGCGGCGTGCCGCCGGCCGCGGCGGCAAGGTGCTGATTCCATCCTTTGCCGTGGGCCGCACGCAGGAACTGGTGTACGCGCTGCATTCGCTCTGGCTGACCGGCAAGATTCCCGGCATCCCGATCTACATCGACAGCCCGCTGGCGGTAAACGCCACCGAGGTCTTCCGCCTGCATCCGGAAATCTTCGACCAGCGCGAACAGCTCATCGGGCGTTCCAAGGCCCTCTTCGACTTTCAGCTGGTGACGTACGTCCGCGACGTGGGCGAGTCGAAGGCGCTCAACACCCTGAACGGCCCCGCCGTCATCATCGCCGCGAGCGGCATGGCCGAGGCCGGCCGAATTCTCCATCACCTCAAGAACGGCATCGGCAGCCACAAGAACATCGTGCTCTTCGTCGGGTTCCAGGGGGAGCACACCCTTGGCCGGCGGATCCAGGAGGGGGCGCGCGAGGTGAAGATCTTCGGCGACATGTACCCGGTGGCGGCCGAGATAGAGACGATCGGCGGGTACTCGGCGCATGCCGACCGGAACGAACTCCGGCAGTGGGTGCGGAAGATCGGCGGCCCGGTCAAGCGGGCCTTCGTGGTGCATGGCGAGACGCCCGCACGCGAGGCGATGGGCAAGATTCTCAAGGAAGAGGGAGTTGGCGAAGTGGTGCTTCCGGCGCTTGGCCAGGGGTTCGACCTCTAG